The sequence CGTCGTATCTGGCTTCCATTTTGTTCCACAAATATCTTGTCAACTTCAGTCAGTATAGGCAAAAGAGTGACTATCTTACTGTTAGATTCACCAACTTGTATTCTACTCAGCAAGCAATCAGTTTATCCTTTTAAGCATATGCCTGCACATATTTGAAGACTGATAGATGCAAAAAGATATCAATATGAATAAGGTGTATGAAATCATTATAAATCAGAGGTTTCGATATAATTCAAAACGTCTTCTAAAGTTTTCCaataatttctttctttttgatgatgccaaaactaCTAAGTTAAGAGCAGAGACAATAGAAGCAACATCTCGAAAGATAAGTATATTCTCAAGCAATTGGGGATTAATTAAGGACATTTCATAATGATTTATGCTTGGAGAACaaataatgaagaaaaaaaCTTATTGTTATGGTGTTGAGCTAAAGTTCTTTATTCAGTGTTGATGATCCATCTTTGATCAGCTTGATGATACAATTCCCCTTAAGCTTGTGACTTCTTACAAGAAGACATTTCAAAGAGAGACAGTCTAGAGGGTTTAGATCAATGCAGTGTTCAGTACAGAGCTTGGACAATGAGACTTTGTCATTAGGTTGACTAAAGATAggattaatgtattttttttacaaaatgcCATAATCTGGTTTTAAGATCCTATTATATTACAATTCAGGTTCATAGGCTCCATCTTCTTGCTGATCTTCAATCTACATCaagttctctctttctttcctcGTTTTGtatcttttccttttcttttgaaGTGAGCAAGCCGAGGAGATTGTAGATCATCTTCTTTATTGTCTTAAACTTGTTGGGGTGGACGGTGGGATAGATTCCTTTCAGCTTGGCTGTTTTCAAAGCACATGACTTAACATATGTTGTGTTAATCAGAATTTTCTTGTGAATCATAGGAGTTTGCAGATGTTCTTTCTTTGGAGGAGTGATTTCATGGTGATTGTTTCTGGATTGCTTCAAAAATTATGTCTATGTTGTCCTCATCTGGATGATTGTATAGAAACTATTGCAGTCCCTTCAGTAGCAGATCTTCAGGCAGTGCTTGCTAATAATAATACGAGATGTTCAACTCTTGTTTGATGAGTTTCCATTTCTTGAAGATGTCTACCGAAACCCAATCCTTATCAGTCTGATCGTCTCATTTTATTCTCTTACTATTTGCTGAAGATCTAACAGGAACAACTGATTCCTTCCGATCTTGAACTTGGCGAGTATTGCATctagcggatttcccttttacCAAATTACTTGTTAATCCATGCTTTTTGAAGCTCTTTCATCTATTCACAATTTTCTCTTACTTTGTAAGCATTTCAAACTGAAGTCTGAATATTTCAAGTGCATCTACTTCCCAGATTTTGATGCCAGCTAGATATGTCGTTGTCTTTATTATGAGATCAACAACTTTTGAGTGAGCTCTTTCTTTCTGATCCAGAGATGTTTGCGACCTATTCATCCTTGCTGACTGCTTGATTACTTGTTATTCCTTTGGTTGAGCTTGTTGAGATGAGCCTTGTGTAGTGTCCGAGAGTTCCACTTTCTTTTTACCTCTTGGAGGGAGAATTTTCTTTTTCACCGCCATATTTTCTTCCCCCTTTTTAGCATCATCAGTGTTGATGAGCTCTTGAAGGGCAACTAGGAGTCCCCAAAGGTTGGCGTGGTCTTCATCTGCTATGCATTGAAAGTATTCTTTTTAAAGTTAAAATGGAGATAATTATTTATCGGTTATAATAACATTTGGtataaataatgaattatgtGAAAGTATTTGTTATgcattgatttttcatttttaataatgaTTTATTGAAATGAGATGTCTAAATAAGAAAATGTGATCAATTGAATTGGAATGGATTGAGTAAGTaatattcccccccccccccaaatttatACATATGCTATTTTTGAACACTACCCCACACATAATTTTGACAATTTTACCTTAtaaattatccttaattatttACTCACAATCTATTTAGTAATACCCCTTAATATGAGACCCtttcttcactatcaatactAGCCTAAacaatttttcattaaaaacCTATGTCGTAAGCATCTATGCATATTTATGGGGGAGagatgttaattaattattaatcccTTCGTCTCACATTTTAGTATCctttgatcactattttatagcaacaaaattGCAACTAAGACATtataattgtagcaaaaaaagTAAGCAAcgtatcgtatcctcagggactaataataaaaaacactccaaataatcctaataaatatatattgttaCAATATCCAggcaaaaacaaaaatatagtGGATGATAAGACTAGactcaaaacaaaacaaatagaACCAAGAGAACAAaccaaataataaagacactgACCATAGAGAATGTACTGTCGTTAATAAAACATATGCAACTAATCTATgaattcaattaccaattttaatccaaccctgatgaaagatcaatATTAATCTACATTCAAATctcaaagaaataaattaactccaataGCTCACAAAGAATAACTTCCTATAGCCAacctatcacattcaagtctcaatGTAAAAGTATATCATGCATTcttgaatcggctgaacaattatcacatttaAACTTCAAaatgaacagctagacatgcaaattattggttAGATAATTAATATGAAATCAAACACCATGAATCATGAATCAAGAATTGGATGGTAAATTGAtattaataaatcaaatacacatattcaatcaactatgtacaaaccTTAGAATCAGATAACGAatgacataataaaataaatcaaagacataattaaaaaaaatgaaataaataaaattgatagaaCCCGGAAAGAATTTAGGATGAACATGTCTTGAATTTTGAATCTTGTAGAACTAAAtctaaaactaaaaattatGAAACTAATAACATTTTAAGTCTGGgaatatgaaaatataaatgTGGATCCCTAAATAGGTCAACAATGAGACCTATTGATAGGCTCAGGGTAAAATCCATTCTAAACATTTTAAAGTACACAGGAAAACATGAAAATAGGGAAAAGACGGACCCGTAGTGACCCCTCCCGGTGATCGCCCCAGGCCGCCATCAACAAGGTCCAAAATCCTTTCTAAGCCCTTTAATCGCCGCTGACATCGATTCCAAATAGAGATCCTAGCGACCACGACGACAGTACCCGCCAGGTTGCATACTTCAAGCTTGATTACCATGCTGGACCGCGACGATCCCTCTCTTGATCGTCGAGATCGTCCCGTTTTCTTGATTTTTGAGCTTTCCAAACTCGTTTCCTCATTTCTCATTCCTGGAACACTTCAAACTCGAATATCAGATCTTCATTATCGACGTTATGCTTCTAAAACACTCAAACTTGTACCAAAACATTCAAAACTATACACAACcgtaatatcacaaaagaatataaAACTCATAATAAATGATATCACAATCGAGCATAATCCTAACACTCaatcaataatatattaataaaagaagggaaaattgcatgtaaatatacaaactttgttcaaaattcatatttgacgcgaagttaggattttataattaaagacCTCAACTTTATAAGTTATTCAATTTTGATATCGATTTCATTTTCCCCAAATTTTAAGATCATTTTATAACAATTTTAATAATTCACATGAACCTTAATTTTATATTCCTCATCCTCAAGAATGCGTCGAGCTCTCATTCCTTCTTCAAGAATGGGAAATTTAGCGTTTCAATTTAACTGTACAACTGTGAAAACTTAGCTTATTCGTCATGTCATCTTCCACTGCATCGTTTTCATTTGGACCCAAAGGCGACAAAATTACATGCCGGTGCAGCAAACCTGTGAAGGTAAAGATCTCAAGAACCCCGAAAAATCCCGGTCGAATGTTCTATTGTTGTCAGCGTCGAGAGCTTAGAATCATTATAagcttaattttttattttccccCTCCATCCTTGATTTTCCCCTTAATTCTCGATTTTCCTACTTGTCAGTGTGATTTCTTCCTATGGGTAGATGTGGCTCAGAAGCAACTTAATGTGATTGAGAATTACCGTTTTGTGAATTTGCTGAGAAGTATTTCACTAGAGCTGACAGAGCTTGAAATGAAAGTTAGTGAGTTAGAGAATGCAACCAAAGAGTTTGAGAAGAAAATCAAAGACTTGGAGGATTTCAACATTACTTATGGGAAGAATGTGTACTTTATGCGTGTGTTGATTGCAATCTTTGTGACTTTGATCTTCATATTAGTAATGTAGATCTCTGTTTTAAGATATGAACTATCTTGTAATCTTCTTAGTATTGGTTAGTGTTAGATGTCCGTGTTTTGTAACTGAATTTGAATGAACTGTAAATATTGATTTCAGTTTGTTCATCAAATGATTGAATGTAAAGTTCATGCATTGCAAGCATTGTTTTGGAAGCATTATTTGAGAGAAAAAAGACATTGTCGTTTTATTTCCACGTGGATAATCTGCTTGACACGTAGATGCCACATCATTTTTTACGAGCACCGAAAATGAAATAAGTGTCaaaattaaacaacttatacagttggtgtatttaattgtaaattcttaACTTCACGTCAAATACGAATTTTTAGCAAAgtttatgtactccctccgtcccgccgagCTTGAGGCGTTTTTTTTTTGCACTGGAATTAAGGagtattgtttaattatttaagtatatttctaaatttgtgATTAAgtagttatttatataattaattattttaaattatttaaatcttaaatttaaataaaataataaaataaattaaaataattttttaattattttaaataaaaaatttaaattaattaaatctgaaattttaattaaaataataaaaataattaaactaataaaattattttatttttattatttaaattatgttttattttaaaataataaaattattttaattattataaattattttaaatataaaatttaaattatttaagtatGGTTGTAAAAATGCTTTGATTTCTTGAGAAATAAGGGTTATTTGGGatgattaaagaaaaataaggggtgtaattagttttgttaattagtgttttaaattacctaatttttgccaaaaaaggaaacgactCAAGCTCGATGGGACAACCCGAAAAGGAATACTactcaagctcggtgggacggatggagtattttcgTGCAATTTTCCCATAAAAGAactatgcaaaatgagtgtttatcttCTTTCCATTTTAGTTTGTCCTACAATTTAGtatcaatttctatttttagtcaAAGTACTCCACACAACCCTATAACatcttactccactttaatcacttttgttgggaacttaatggaatatcctaatccttgttttgatgataccaaaatccatatgctttaattgtaatagactagaactgtttgaactcaagtgttagagttcttttttagtttagttgttgatctgaagactgaagaacggaggactgaagactgaagattgaagttgccaactgaagtatcagttgaagaatcagtcttgaactgattacttaatgcgtgccacgtagaatcagcggactgatactaaagtcaagtatcagttagacattcttcctcagactgaacctccaacgttcaaaggaagccacgtactccaaaagtacagccgcattaaatgcagagatctcaagatcatcctttctctgcagaggtcattcctatttggtgactactttatcagagacgtcgcatctcctgctcttcaacatagtcgttatcaccaaacaaggaacctcgaagattgaagtctcagcccaaattcaaaatgctctccaacggaagaagtcttgaagaccttctccgccaacggatctattcaagacctctccaataaatagcgctctaggatcacttcaatcttcaccgattcaacaacacaagctgaagctctgccaaaattgcgtctcagcccaaagctcaaattcccaaagcttgaatcgaagaagagaattccaaagccaaaaatcagtcactgctgattacatatattctcttagaccttaggcaaacctctgtttacccagagcctaggtcaaaactagctccaaagaacttgttctttgaaatttagttggcaagatttcaaacctcccttcgaccgatagaatcgagtgtttgagttgaaaaggagtttaggaaggtactctgactccgtgagatcctagtgtcagctcgtgctaggagtgagaaatccaacaaggtgtgttggtactgaagattggatcttcagttgattcggttgtggaTATCCACCACACCTTGTTGAGAAATCCAACACAGGTGTGTTGGTATTGAAGATTCGGATGAGAAATAACACAGAGAATTTTTTAGTTTCTATAGATATCCACCCTTCCCCGTAAGCACACAgattcggtttgctgtgcacccataagtacaagcatcggtttgcagtgcacctgtaagcacttgcagagtgaagttgttggtctgatcaaccgactgtggacgtaggcagtgttttccgaaccacgtaaaaatctctgtgttatttacagctttttgttttactttcctacttgtgttcttactttgaTAAACTGcatactgattaattgcaaagagaaacttaagactaacaacgtgctcaacaaagactattgcgaaacaaaagtatttccgctgcgtatgttatcagtctgactgatttatcctctgatagtcaggaagatttataacatctctgtttttaacaaactcgactgaagccttacgtggatcagttaagctcttgtgacttaactgctaactcattactgaagagtctttcagtatcagtcgtcaaccctgttttggtcaaaactcttttcagtaaacaggtgtctgagtttatGTGTAAAGTTttattttgatctctatcttgagatccatCTGATTTCAAAAAATAgcttataggtgtattcccccccatacacctattcgagaccctccagacCTAACAACTTTAATACTCTCATAAAGGTGGGAGCTTTATtgcactcacaatacactcaactactttattaaattttatattattcttgATTTCAAAAAAATACGATTATCATTttgaaatggatactaaaatatgAGACCTGAGGAAGTATTATTACGGGGTTAATGCCGCTAAATACCTCAATTAGTTTCATTTTCGCGTTTTGCATCAATTTACAAAATTTCAGACACAATATACTTCAACTATGTTAATAACCGATTTTTGCATTCTCCGTTAAATTACCCCCGAAATTGAAGCTGACTTGGCATGCCAGAAAAGTTGACATGGCACACCGGCCGATATACCAAACGACAACGTTTTCCTTAACAATAAAATGTCGTCgttttatcttaatttaaaGTATTTAGTTGTAATTAGGGGTTCTTATGCCCTTAACTAGTATGTAAGGGTTCTTATGCCCTTAATTTATCTTAATTAGAATTGCACCCTACCCTCGTCAGTCTCCTCTCACCTCTGTCGTTAGCGGCAGCGACTCCACCAGCAGATGCCATTAACAGATTTAGGTTCATAAGCTTGAAGATATAGTTAGGATTATTCTTCCTTCTCTACATCAAActaattgaaatttgaaaggaGTGAGAGGCTGAGGCTTAAGGTTGAAACGATTTATAGGAATTAAAAGCCAAATCGAAAGACACAAAACACGAAATCGAAAGTTGAATTGTTGAGAATATGAAATCGAAAGTCGAATCACTGAACAACTGCTTAAAAACTCATGCCCTGAAGGGCCTTGAGCTCTTTCTTCGAGAAGCCAATCATATCCTCCACCCCAATTCCCTCAACTCGAACATGTTTGGAAATCACCCATCGCCCATAGATCAAGAATCTTCTTCTACTTCAATGGCACGGGCTCACCAGAGCTCGAGATAGCTCCCGCAGAGGAGGATTTCAGCGCCCatatgaaacgacgtcgtttcattaCATGTCATTAATATGATTTAATTTACATGTATTGACAAGTCGTATTAGTTttaagtcaagttattaataaaatttacaCGTTAATATATTACTTTGTCGGATGCAAAACCCGCTTAATGGCATAATTAAGGTTTAATGTGactaaaattttcaaattgattcaaaatactaaaataaaatcaattggGACATTTAGCGGTATTAATCCCGTATTATAATATGGGCATTAAGCATCCACATTGGTGTTAcgtgatagcttacatgatagcttacttgatgaggggggaccacattgtgtaaagaggctgcattggaattacatgatagcctacatgatttttttagttttgatttttatgcttttcacttaaatttaattgctcaaatttaaataaaacattttactaataattaaaattccattaaaataaaaaaaacctaaattacataaaaaaattaaaaacataattaaaattacataaattaaaatcctaatctAGATAAGCCCACGACTTGAGCATTTCTTGGACCATGTGCTCGTGGGCCATCCTTTGTGCATCGCTCATATGCGATGTATCCAGACTGAGGagttgcatatcgagctccctctccttgagCTAGTTCTTTTGGCATACTCGGCggtgatttttttcaagttctggTCGGACCGCTCCAATGCCTCTTTGTACTCCGATGATTGCTCGGAGCTTGCtaccttccccttccccttcacttTCGCTGCCCTCACCGCCGCCTTGTTCCCAATCGGCCGGGTAGATGAGAtgtcctcgcccgacgccgaggtggtgaaggcgccctcctctgtagtctttgtcctcttggaggaatacacgtctccctcgaggtacatcgacttgaacttgtggtTGTGCTTGAGATTTTTTCACGCGTTCCAGTAGTTGAAGGAGGCCTTATTTGCGGTCCGACTTTTaaagaggatttgggccttgtcccgaAGCATATCGTCAAAATGACCGGATGGCCACCGggtgcgcgtctccacccaaatactcTCCCAGAGCCGCACATCTTGGGCCATTCGCGTCCAGTGCCCTTGAATCTGGCGGTGCTTGAGGTTGGCGCCGATGAGGGGGTTGACACGGGCGACAATCCTCTTCTAATATTCGTGCCCCTTCTGATttgtcccacggatggcgtcgtttgtctcctccgtccaaatttggacgatgaggtCCGTCTCCTCCGAGGTGTAGGTGTGACGGACAGTGTCTTTCCTCCGtcatcctcctcctccgccaccggCGCCTGCTTGTCATGCCGGATCTTGAGGgcgatttccttcctccggctgcctttcttcggtttggcgaCACTATGGGCTGCCGAAGGCATCTCCTCGCTGGATGGAGGAGcatcccccaagttacatcccgacaaatcgggatgatagtcgtcggatagatcggggcaccaatttaggtcatagtaatttgggttgtgtggatccacggagggtgtagagagagaaaaaaaggaataaatgaggaagatgaagaaggtggatgaagaaaatgaggaagaagaagaagaaaaagaaaagaaaaaaaggaatttttttttaacagtAAAAAAAAGCACGGAAATCGAGgcaatcaaattcaaaattcgaattttattattattattttttaatcgcgcgtgtaaaacacgcgctaATTTTGAACGACCGAGCGGGCTACACGTTAGAACGTGTAACCCTCGTGTAACTTAGGGATTGCATCGCGTTACACGATGCgagccttacacgagtaggccgctATCGTGTAGGCGATGCTGATGCTCTAATCCCTTATTATAATATGGTGGCGCCATCTATTCTTGGAATGGACAAAACTGAAATCCACGTGTCACTCACTTGTGTCACTCCGCCCCTAGAGTGTGCTGATTCGCAGCTTCCCAAAACCGCACAAACGCCACAGCAAAAGGAACAAGGAATCCCCACCGCCTCGCGAATCGCCATGGATAGCGCTCTCCTCCACGACGCCGTCGCCGTCTCTCCCAATCCCAAGCTCAAGCGCCCCTGCTGCTACCCGACCTCCGATCCCAATCAATTCGACGCGCTCTTGGAATCCTTCCTTGATTTCCACGATTCATCGTCGATCGCTCTCGACCTCGCCATCGATCGCATAATCGAGTCTAGCCCCCACGATTCCGAGAAGAATGATGTCATCGACCGTGCTCTCCGGCTCGGCTCGGCCCTCACTGAAGCGGCTAAGCGATCCGCTAGGAGGCGCGCATCCATGCACAACGCCGTCGTTTGGGCTCTGCCGTCTGATCTCACTATTAAGGTAATTTGTTCCTTTAAGATCTAGGTAATTGGTATTAGGTTTTAACACAATTTTACTGATGCTTGCTCTACTGAATTGCAAGTTATGTTGAGACTATAGCGGATCTTCTATTAGCTTTTGATCAAATTGAGATCTAATACTGTCTACGTGGACATTCTACCAGTGTTGTTTGTTGTAGATTTTTTGGTGACCTATTTTCTGCATTGAAGTTCCTGTTGATTGGGTATTGCTGGAATTTTAGGCCTTCCTGCGTGGATGGTGCTTTCTTACTGAATCGATAGGGTTGATAGAGTTTCTCATTTTAGCAGTTTCTATCACTGTGGTTATTTTGTTCAAATGCACGTCGCTTATGTCTTGTTTAGCTTTGGTATCCAGTTAAAAGAAGTAGAGGATCTATGATTCAAGTTGTTCACATTTGCTCTGTGATCAGGTATTCTCTTTGCTCGATACACAGAGTGTATGTCATGCAGCTGCTACGTGCTCCTTCTTCAATAAGTGTGCTGCTGATCCATTGTGCTATTCCAATATTAACTTAACCACAGTCGTGCCAAGGGTCAATAACATAGTAGTTTCCACAATGATTCAACGAGCTGGAAAAGTACTGCGGTAAGGGCTATGAACTTTACATTTCTTGAGGTGACCTCTTGTTGCAATGTCTGCTCCTGGGAGGCTATTTTCTGTGGCCGTTCTACCTTAGAATGTCTAGATGTGTGCTGTGTTTCTTTTTTACTTCAGTTAGTGTGTGGGCGGAAGATTATGCTTTCTGATCGATTCAATTAGGTATTTTCAATACAAGAAATGGAATCTAACTGCTTTCACGTTTGGTGATAAATGACAATGCGGATTCCAAAATCTTGACTTTTTTAGATTAATTTAAGTTTCCGATTCAGTGCCATGCctcttattttttacttttattcacGATGCTTTATCTAGAAATGGCTGGCCATCTGGAAATGCTTGAATTGTTGTATATCCTCATGTGCCTACATCTATGCGGAAGGGGTATCTGCTGATGTTTTATGCATGTGTTCACATTGTTGCACCATCAACTTTGATCATCTTACCATTTGTAGGTCCCTTAAGCTTGGGATTGTCCCTAGCCCACCTGTTGCATCACTAGGTTCGTCTCAAGCTCTTGTTTATTCTATGAGAAATTCCTCAGATACATCAGGATTTTCATGGAATGATAAAAGGTCGAGACAGGGAAAAGAGACATTTGTACTTACTAGGTCTTGCTTGGCACCATTGATTGGTGATGGTGGTACTCCAGGGTAACTCATGATGCTCTATATTTCTAGTATTTCAAAAAAGTGTCTTTCCAACTACTGCCTTACTTATCTTCCTGTCTTCTACTCTTAAGGGCTCTTTTGAAAAGATTACACCTGTATAACATAGAAAGAATGGACAACACAGCATTTGGAGCTGCTATAGCAGCTTGCCCTTCTTTGCTTGATCTAGAAATTGTTGGCCTGTGAGTATCAATTTCTATTGGTTGCCAACTTGTAATTCTCTGAGTTTGTTTCTACATGTTATTGCAAACTTCTTTCTCAATGCACATATTCAGAGCGTCATGCCTGAAGCATGATTGGTGAatgaaatataatactccctccgtccacgaaaagtatggcacttttgccattttgggtGGCCAAAATAACTATGGCAATTTCCATTTTAAGACATGGCCCCACATCTTTTCCtcatcttttatccttacaaatacctcttatttacaaaaaaaataatccttaattcaatctcaaccactcatttcatataatagtgggaccctttctccactacataaaaatcgtcacccattttttattaaaacctgtgccacCAAAAGTGCCATACTTCTGGTGGACGGGGGGAGTAGATTTTAAATAGATAAGTTGCATTAAGGATAAAAGCcccaaatttataataaaattgccCATATATGCTGTTCTGACATGTGTATACTTCAATTTGGCAGACATGTGGAGCTAAGGCAAACCCTGGAGTCAGTGAGTAGATCTTGTCCTCTAATAGAGCGTCTATTTTTTGAATCATCAAAAACAGGTGCATAATAGTCCAGCCATGTTTTGAAGCTCAAAatatattctgctcatgtgttTTTTCCTCTCAGGTAGAGATGACAGCTTAAAATTACCAACATGCAATGATCTAGTGAATAACTGCCCATATTTATCCTCGTTGGCACTTCGAGGATTTAAGTTGCATGATCCTAAAGTCCGTGTCATTGTCAAGGTTTGCTTCCATTTCCTTTGTTTCACAGTTTTTTAATTCTTACGCTCACCTTGTATCAAGTTGTTATGGTTATACTTTGTCCATGCAGGGATTGCGTAATTTGAAGTTCGTTGACTTTTCAACATCCTATGCCATCACTGGTGAATTTCTTAGGTAAGCGACTATGCGTAGTTGCATTAAATATTGAAGGatttttgtaatatattattttCCCTTTGTCCTATACATATACACCTGTCTTCATTCATGTTTTTGACTTTCTGTTTCTAGAAATCTAGGTGGCGGTGGAGGTGGAAGCTTACTGGAAGTTTTGATTTTACGGGATTGTATGCATTTGAGAGAAGTAAGGGATCGACTTTTTTGTTTTTAGTAAAAGTGAAAATAGTGTATTACAAAAATGGCTATAAAATTCCTAAGTTATGAGTTGGTTGATTCAGGCAGAAGTTTCCAGGTTGCTTTCGGCGATTCTTGCAGGACGTTTCAAGCTTCTTGAGCACCTTGTGAGTATCCAATCGCCCCCATgtcatatattttaatatttccaatcATTTCCTCTGTCTCTACGTAAGTAATTCTTGTTTACCTGTCAATAGGATGTATCTAATCGAGAGGGGCTGGCATCTGATGATGACTGGTACCAGAGATGTTGCACCCCAAGGTACATGCTGATATATGTTGCTGCTGTAACTTTGATTTTTACGTATTCGAACTACAATGATGCAACAATTATGCAGTTTCATGTCTTTACGCGAAGTTATTGGAAGAAAGGCCCAATCTAAGGGTGCTTGCAGATTTTCCTGCTGAAGGAAGGTAACTAATTTCTTTGTTCTTTTTACCTGTGAGTCTTGGTATAGTGGATGTCCACTCATTTAC comes from Salvia miltiorrhiza cultivar Shanhuang (shh) chromosome 3, IMPLAD_Smil_shh, whole genome shotgun sequence and encodes:
- the LOC131016247 gene encoding LOW QUALITY PROTEIN: F-box protein SKIP17-like (The sequence of the model RefSeq protein was modified relative to this genomic sequence to represent the inferred CDS: deleted 1 base in 1 codon) — protein: MDKTEIHVSLTCVTPPLECADSQLPKTAQTPQQKEQGIPTASRIAMDSALLHDAVAVSPNPKLKRPCCYPTSDPNQFDALLESFLDFHDSSSIALDLAIDRIIESSPHDSEKNDVIDRALRLGSALTEAAKRSARRRASMHNAVVWALPSDLTIKVFSLLDTQSVCHAAATCSFFNKCAADPLCYSNINLTTVVPRVNNIVVSTMIQRAGKVLRSLKLGIVPSPPVASLGSSQALVYSMRNSSDTSGFSWNDKRSRQGKETFVLTRSCLAPLIGDGGTPGALLKRLHLYNIERMDNTAFGAAIAACPSLLDLEIVGLHVELRQTLESVSRSCPLIERLFFESSKTGRDDSLKLPTCNDLVNNCPYLSSLALRGFKLHDPKVRVIVKGLRNLKFVDFSTSYAITGEFLRNLGGGGGGSLLEVLILRDCMHLREAEVSRLLSAILAGRFKLLEHLDVSNREGLASDDDWYQRCCTPSFMSLRELLEERPNLRVLADFPAEGSFVEEPMTSSDVNVDTNSPSLASSHTSGEYVFTSSSESSYNSDQSSGNEDYPNASFPAHEESSDEVDDL